One Natator depressus isolate rNatDep1 chromosome 13, rNatDep2.hap1, whole genome shotgun sequence genomic region harbors:
- the PARP2 gene encoding poly [ADP-ribose] polymerase 2 isoform X2 codes for MQMSDMQMRVGCARVRLLERSLERPGCPLVTPRMSRKRRVAEAGDVGLALELRWEWQDPGGTWHCFVPEQSEVLTQAARAGKPSVTVGSCVDLRRMVQQNGQMGQDRCVAAAIQDQDSYFVWCWQGDKEGQWLPYPADTCLALEGARRGNGGPSLEVTFSQTRYTLDTAQMTQTNVRTGHQRRMERRESDAVDDDGASEPSSVPGFSSPQRPSAPKRPRDGGASPNPGAGGESTEVIKTLIVKGKAPVDPECFAKLGKTNLQFNNNKFYVLQLLEDDGSRSYSVWMRWGRVGRPGQHMLVSCSGDLAQAKEIFTKKFLDKTKNHWAERGNFQKVMGKYDLLHMDSQPPVTELSCAGAPRPQLASQLDPRVQALLELVCDLQAMEEMVLEMKYDTKKAPLGKLTVEQIRAGFQSLQKVEAVLRARDTGQALLEACNEFYTRVPHDFGLRTPPLIRTRQELQEKVQLLEALGEIQIAIRLAHLELHGQEHPLDQSYRKLGCELRPLDRDSTHFQVLERYLLSTHAPTHRDYSMELLEAFALRRAGEPPFCTSLPNRMLLWHGSRLGNWVGILSQGLRVAPPEAPVTGYMFGKGIYFADMSSKSANYCFASRQRNVGLLLLCEVALGECQELLEANAEARKLPPGKHSTKGLGKLAPAPANSVMLDGAAVPLGPAVETGVTNPHGYTLNYNEFVVYDPGQVRMRYLLQVRFNFVQLW; via the exons ATGCAAATGAGCGATATGCAAATGAGGGTGGGCTGCGCGAGAGTTCGGTTACTGGAACGTTCCCTGGAGCGCCCAGGCTG CCCCCTCGTCACTCCCAGGATGAGCCGGAAGCGGAGGGTAGCCGAGGCAGGAGACGTGGGCCTGGCACTGGAGCTGCGCTGGGAGTGGCAGGACCCTGGCGGCACCTGGCATTGCTTCGTGCCTGAGCAGAGCGAGGTACTGACACAAGCggccag ggcagggaagCCCAGCGTGACTGTGGGCTCCTGTGTGGACCTGCGGCGGATGGTGCAGCAGAACGGACAGATGGGGCAGGACAGATGCGTGGCAGCAGCCATCCAGGACCAGGACTCCT ATTTCGTGTGGTGCTGGCAGGGGGACAAAGAGGGGCAGTGGCTGCCCTACCCTGCCGACACCTGCCTGGCGCTGGAGGGTGCGCGGCGCGGCAACGGGGGGCCCAGCCTAGAGGTGACGTTCAGCCAGACCCGCTACACATTGGACACGGCCCAGATGACCCAGACCAACGTCAGAACCGGACACCAGCGCCGGATGGAACGGAGGGAGTCAG ATGCTGTGGATGACGATGGGGCATCTGAGCCCAGCTCTGTCCCTGGCTTCTCATCCCCACAACGGCCCTCAGCACCAAAGAGACCCCGGGATGGTGGGGCCAGCCCCAACCCCGGAGCCGGGGGAGAGAGCACAG AGGTCATCAAGACCCTGATTGTGAAGGGGAAGGCGCCGGTGGATCCCGAGTGCTTCGCTAAACTGGGGAAG ACCAACCTCCAGTTCAACAACAACAAGTTCTACGTCCTACAGCTGCTGGAGGACGATGGGTCGCGGAGCTACAGTGTCTGGATGCGCTGGGGGCGCG TGGGGCGGCCAGGCCAGCACATGCTGGTGTCCTGCTCTGGGGACCTCGCCCAGGCCAAGGAGATCTTCACTAAGAA GTTCCTCGACAAGACCAAAAACCACTGGGCCGAGCGGGGCAACTTCCAGAAAGTGATGGGCAAGTACGACCTGCTGCACATGGACAGCCAACCCCCc GTCACAGAGCTGAGCTGCGCGGgggccccccggccccagctggcCTCACAGCTAGACCCCCGAGTGCAGGCGCTGCTGGAGCTGGTCTGTGACCTGCAGGCCATGGAGGAGATGGTGCTGGAGATGAAGTATGACACCAAGAAGGCCCCTCTTG GGAAGCTGACGGTGGAGCAGATCCGTGCCGGGTTTCAGTCACTGCAgaaggtggaagcggttctgcGAGCCAGGGACACCGGGCAGGCCCTGCTGGAGGCCTGCAACGAGTTCTACACCCGCGTGCCCCATGACTTTGG GCTCCGGACCCCCCCATTGATCCGGACACGGCAGGAGCTTCAGGAGAaggtgcagctgctggag GCCCTGGGTGAGATCCAGATTGCCATCAGGCTGGCACACTTGGAGCTGCACGGCCAGGAGCATCCCCTGGACCAGAGCTACCGCAAGCTGGGCTGCGAGCTCCGCCCCCTGGACCGGGACTCCACCCACTTCCAG GTGCTGGAGCGGTACCTGCTCTCCACCCATGCGCCCACACACCGTGACTACTCCATGGAGCTACTGGAGGCCTTCGCCCTGCGCCGGGCTGGCGAGCCCCCCTTCTGCACCAGCCTGCCCAACCG AATGTTGCTGTGGCACGGCTCCAGGCTGGGTAACTGGGTGGGGAtcctgagccaggggctgagagTGGCGCCCCCTGAGGCCCCTGTCACCGGCTACATG TTCGGAAAGGGCATCTACTTCGCAGACATGTCGTCCAAGAGCGCCAACTACTGCTTCGCCTCACGCCAGCGCAACGtgggcctgctgctgctgtgcgAG GTGGCCCTGGGTGAgtgccaggagctgctggaggcaAATGCTGAGGCCAGGAAGCTGCCACCTGGGAAGCACAGTACCAAGGGGCTGGGGAAGCTAGCGCCCGCCCCCGCCAACAGCGTCatgct GGATGGGGCTGCAGTGCCCCTGGGCCCAGCGGTGGAGACGGGCGTGACGAACCCCCATGGCTACACCCTCAACTACAACGAGTTTGTCGTCTACGACCCGGGCCAGGTGCGGATGCGCTACCTGCTCCAAGTGCGCTTCAACTTCGTGCAGCTGTGGTAA
- the PARP2 gene encoding poly [ADP-ribose] polymerase 2 isoform X8: protein MTQTNVRTGHQRRMERRESDAVDDDGASEPSSVPGFSSPQRPSAPKRPRDGGASPNPGAGGESTEVIKTLIVKGKAPVDPECFAKLGKAHVYCEGDDVYDVMLNQTNLQFNNNKFYVLQLLEDDGSRSYSVWMRWGRVGRPGQHMLVSCSGDLAQAKEIFTKKFLDKTKNHWAERGNFQKVMGKYDLLHMDSQPPVTELSCAGAPRPQLASQLDPRVQALLELVCDLQAMEEMVLEMKYDTKKAPLGKLTVEQIRAGFQSLQKVEAVLRARDTGQALLEACNEFYTRVPHDFGLRTPPLIRTRQELQEKVQLLEALGEIQIAIRLAHLELHGQEHPLDQSYRKLGCELRPLDRDSTHFQVLERYLLSTHAPTHRDYSMELLEAFALRRAGEPPFCTSLPNRMLLWHGSRLGNWVGILSQGLRVAPPEAPVTGYMFGKGIYFADMSSKSANYCFASRQRNVGLLLLCEVALGECQELLEANAEARKLPPGKHSTKGLGKLAPAPANSVMLDGAAVPLGPAVETGVTNPHGYTLNYNEFVVYDPGQVRMRYLLQVRFNFVQLW, encoded by the exons ATGACCCAGACCAACGTCAGAACCGGACACCAGCGCCGGATGGAACGGAGGGAGTCAG ATGCTGTGGATGACGATGGGGCATCTGAGCCCAGCTCTGTCCCTGGCTTCTCATCCCCACAACGGCCCTCAGCACCAAAGAGACCCCGGGATGGTGGGGCCAGCCCCAACCCCGGAGCCGGGGGAGAGAGCACAG AGGTCATCAAGACCCTGATTGTGAAGGGGAAGGCGCCGGTGGATCCCGAGTGCTTCGCTAAACTGGGGAAG GCCCATGTTTACTGTGAAGGGGACGATGTCTACGACGTGATGCTGAACCAG ACCAACCTCCAGTTCAACAACAACAAGTTCTACGTCCTACAGCTGCTGGAGGACGATGGGTCGCGGAGCTACAGTGTCTGGATGCGCTGGGGGCGCG TGGGGCGGCCAGGCCAGCACATGCTGGTGTCCTGCTCTGGGGACCTCGCCCAGGCCAAGGAGATCTTCACTAAGAA GTTCCTCGACAAGACCAAAAACCACTGGGCCGAGCGGGGCAACTTCCAGAAAGTGATGGGCAAGTACGACCTGCTGCACATGGACAGCCAACCCCCc GTCACAGAGCTGAGCTGCGCGGgggccccccggccccagctggcCTCACAGCTAGACCCCCGAGTGCAGGCGCTGCTGGAGCTGGTCTGTGACCTGCAGGCCATGGAGGAGATGGTGCTGGAGATGAAGTATGACACCAAGAAGGCCCCTCTTG GGAAGCTGACGGTGGAGCAGATCCGTGCCGGGTTTCAGTCACTGCAgaaggtggaagcggttctgcGAGCCAGGGACACCGGGCAGGCCCTGCTGGAGGCCTGCAACGAGTTCTACACCCGCGTGCCCCATGACTTTGG GCTCCGGACCCCCCCATTGATCCGGACACGGCAGGAGCTTCAGGAGAaggtgcagctgctggag GCCCTGGGTGAGATCCAGATTGCCATCAGGCTGGCACACTTGGAGCTGCACGGCCAGGAGCATCCCCTGGACCAGAGCTACCGCAAGCTGGGCTGCGAGCTCCGCCCCCTGGACCGGGACTCCACCCACTTCCAG GTGCTGGAGCGGTACCTGCTCTCCACCCATGCGCCCACACACCGTGACTACTCCATGGAGCTACTGGAGGCCTTCGCCCTGCGCCGGGCTGGCGAGCCCCCCTTCTGCACCAGCCTGCCCAACCG AATGTTGCTGTGGCACGGCTCCAGGCTGGGTAACTGGGTGGGGAtcctgagccaggggctgagagTGGCGCCCCCTGAGGCCCCTGTCACCGGCTACATG TTCGGAAAGGGCATCTACTTCGCAGACATGTCGTCCAAGAGCGCCAACTACTGCTTCGCCTCACGCCAGCGCAACGtgggcctgctgctgctgtgcgAG GTGGCCCTGGGTGAgtgccaggagctgctggaggcaAATGCTGAGGCCAGGAAGCTGCCACCTGGGAAGCACAGTACCAAGGGGCTGGGGAAGCTAGCGCCCGCCCCCGCCAACAGCGTCatgct GGATGGGGCTGCAGTGCCCCTGGGCCCAGCGGTGGAGACGGGCGTGACGAACCCCCATGGCTACACCCTCAACTACAACGAGTTTGTCGTCTACGACCCGGGCCAGGTGCGGATGCGCTACCTGCTCCAAGTGCGCTTCAACTTCGTGCAGCTGTGGTAA
- the PARP2 gene encoding poly [ADP-ribose] polymerase 2 isoform X7, with protein MQMSDMQMRVGCARVRLLERSLERPGCPLVTPRMSRKRRVAEAGDVGLALELRWEWQDPGGTWHCFVPEQSEVLTQAARAGKPSVTVGSCVDLRRMVQQNGQMGQDRCVAAAIQDQDSYFVWCWQGDKEGQWLPYPADTCLALEGARRGNGGPSLEVTFSQTRYTLDTAQMTQTNVRTGHQRRMERRESDAVDDDGASEPSSVPGFSSPQRPSAPKRPRDGGASPNPGAGGESTEVIKTLIVKGKAPVDPECFAKLGKAHVYCEGDDVYDVMLNQTNLQFNNNKFYVLQLLEDDGSRSYSVWMRWGRVGRPGQHMLVSCSGDLAQAKEIFTKKFLDKTKNHWAERGNFQKVMGKYDLLHMDSQPPVTELSCAGAPRPQLASQLDPRVQALLELVCDLQAMEEMVLEMKYDTKKAPLGKLTVEQIRAGFQSLQKVEAVLRARDTGQALLEACNEFYTRVPHDFGLRTPPLIRTRQELQEKVQLLEALGEIQIAIRLAHLELHGQEHPLDQSYRKLGCELRPLDRDSTHFQVLERYLLSTHAPTHRDYSMELLEAFALRRAGEPPFCTSLPNRSERASTSQTCRPRAPTTASPHASATWACCCCARWPWVSARSCWRQMLRPGSCHLGSTVPRGWGS; from the exons ATGCAAATGAGCGATATGCAAATGAGGGTGGGCTGCGCGAGAGTTCGGTTACTGGAACGTTCCCTGGAGCGCCCAGGCTG CCCCCTCGTCACTCCCAGGATGAGCCGGAAGCGGAGGGTAGCCGAGGCAGGAGACGTGGGCCTGGCACTGGAGCTGCGCTGGGAGTGGCAGGACCCTGGCGGCACCTGGCATTGCTTCGTGCCTGAGCAGAGCGAGGTACTGACACAAGCggccag ggcagggaagCCCAGCGTGACTGTGGGCTCCTGTGTGGACCTGCGGCGGATGGTGCAGCAGAACGGACAGATGGGGCAGGACAGATGCGTGGCAGCAGCCATCCAGGACCAGGACTCCT ATTTCGTGTGGTGCTGGCAGGGGGACAAAGAGGGGCAGTGGCTGCCCTACCCTGCCGACACCTGCCTGGCGCTGGAGGGTGCGCGGCGCGGCAACGGGGGGCCCAGCCTAGAGGTGACGTTCAGCCAGACCCGCTACACATTGGACACGGCCCAGATGACCCAGACCAACGTCAGAACCGGACACCAGCGCCGGATGGAACGGAGGGAGTCAG ATGCTGTGGATGACGATGGGGCATCTGAGCCCAGCTCTGTCCCTGGCTTCTCATCCCCACAACGGCCCTCAGCACCAAAGAGACCCCGGGATGGTGGGGCCAGCCCCAACCCCGGAGCCGGGGGAGAGAGCACAG AGGTCATCAAGACCCTGATTGTGAAGGGGAAGGCGCCGGTGGATCCCGAGTGCTTCGCTAAACTGGGGAAG GCCCATGTTTACTGTGAAGGGGACGATGTCTACGACGTGATGCTGAACCAG ACCAACCTCCAGTTCAACAACAACAAGTTCTACGTCCTACAGCTGCTGGAGGACGATGGGTCGCGGAGCTACAGTGTCTGGATGCGCTGGGGGCGCG TGGGGCGGCCAGGCCAGCACATGCTGGTGTCCTGCTCTGGGGACCTCGCCCAGGCCAAGGAGATCTTCACTAAGAA GTTCCTCGACAAGACCAAAAACCACTGGGCCGAGCGGGGCAACTTCCAGAAAGTGATGGGCAAGTACGACCTGCTGCACATGGACAGCCAACCCCCc GTCACAGAGCTGAGCTGCGCGGgggccccccggccccagctggcCTCACAGCTAGACCCCCGAGTGCAGGCGCTGCTGGAGCTGGTCTGTGACCTGCAGGCCATGGAGGAGATGGTGCTGGAGATGAAGTATGACACCAAGAAGGCCCCTCTTG GGAAGCTGACGGTGGAGCAGATCCGTGCCGGGTTTCAGTCACTGCAgaaggtggaagcggttctgcGAGCCAGGGACACCGGGCAGGCCCTGCTGGAGGCCTGCAACGAGTTCTACACCCGCGTGCCCCATGACTTTGG GCTCCGGACCCCCCCATTGATCCGGACACGGCAGGAGCTTCAGGAGAaggtgcagctgctggag GCCCTGGGTGAGATCCAGATTGCCATCAGGCTGGCACACTTGGAGCTGCACGGCCAGGAGCATCCCCTGGACCAGAGCTACCGCAAGCTGGGCTGCGAGCTCCGCCCCCTGGACCGGGACTCCACCCACTTCCAG GTGCTGGAGCGGTACCTGCTCTCCACCCATGCGCCCACACACCGTGACTACTCCATGGAGCTACTGGAGGCCTTCGCCCTGCGCCGGGCTGGCGAGCCCCCCTTCTGCACCAGCCTGCCCAACCG TTCGGAAAGGGCATCTACTTCGCAGACATGTCGTCCAAGAGCGCCAACTACTGCTTCGCCTCACGCCAGCGCAACGtgggcctgctgctgctgtgcgAG GTGGCCCTGGGTGAgtgccaggagctgctggaggcaAATGCTGAGGCCAGGAAGCTGCCACCTGGGAAGCACAGTACCAAGGGGCTGGGGAAGCTAG